Proteins from one Clostridium cellulovorans 743B genomic window:
- a CDS encoding methyl-accepting chemotaxis protein: MINIKYADAIKTFAQIESEVIPGGIIFLFVEGLTIKWKVASKNFDMDRFKAGTDLPETSVAARAIREGNTLTEKVPREKYGRRLVVTSIPFVDDSNTPVGAMSILMPRLHPVAAGFPNFAPIVAELFPEGAFIYMTDLTKVAYIQSSKKFTLPNMYVGYELKATDIAYQTIHNKKEQTKEISEEVYGVPVYVANYPLYDEDTGKNIVATIGVVTPKSAATKLKNMANNLASCLTGISATTEELAASSSKIHENEQNLYSHIESIIATLDKINGVSEFITSVANQSNMLGLNAAIEAARAGENGRGFSVVAEEIRKLSSQSKETVPQIKILTDEIKQKISEVNKESRQSLTSSEEQAAATEEVSASIEELSAMTDELNNLAKDL; encoded by the coding sequence ATGATTAATATTAAATATGCTGATGCCATAAAAACCTTTGCCCAAATTGAAAGTGAAGTAATACCAGGCGGCATCATATTTCTATTTGTTGAAGGTCTTACAATAAAATGGAAAGTAGCTTCAAAGAATTTTGATATGGATCGCTTTAAAGCCGGTACAGATTTGCCAGAAACCTCTGTTGCTGCAAGAGCCATAAGAGAAGGTAATACCCTTACTGAAAAGGTTCCAAGAGAAAAATACGGAAGAAGATTAGTCGTAACTTCCATACCATTTGTTGATGATTCTAATACTCCTGTTGGTGCAATGTCCATATTAATGCCAAGGCTACATCCAGTTGCTGCTGGGTTCCCAAACTTCGCTCCTATAGTTGCAGAATTATTTCCTGAAGGCGCATTTATATATATGACTGACTTAACAAAGGTAGCTTATATTCAATCTTCAAAAAAATTCACATTGCCTAATATGTATGTAGGTTATGAATTAAAAGCTACAGACATTGCTTATCAAACCATACATAATAAAAAAGAACAAACAAAAGAAATAAGTGAAGAAGTTTATGGTGTTCCAGTATATGTTGCAAACTATCCCCTTTATGATGAAGATACAGGTAAAAATATTGTAGCCACTATTGGAGTCGTTACGCCCAAAAGTGCTGCTACTAAATTAAAGAATATGGCTAATAACTTAGCTAGTTGTCTAACAGGCATATCTGCAACAACAGAAGAATTAGCTGCAAGTTCATCAAAAATACATGAAAATGAACAAAATTTATATTCACATATAGAATCTATCATAGCAACCTTAGATAAAATAAATGGTGTTTCAGAATTTATTACTTCTGTCGCTAATCAATCAAACATGCTTGGGCTTAATGCTGCAATTGAAGCAGCTCGAGCTGGTGAAAATGGACGTGGTTTCTCAGTAGTAGCAGAAGAAATTAGAAAATTATCAAGTCAATCAAAAGAAACTGTTCCTCAAATCAAAATACTAACTGATGAAATCAAACAAAAAATATCCGAAGTTAACAAAGAAAGTCGCCAATCTCTAACTTCTAGTGAAGAACAAGCCGCTGCAACTGAAGAAGTTTCTGCAAGTATAGAAGAATTATCTGCAATGACAGATGAATTGAACAATCTAGCTAAAGATCTATAG
- a CDS encoding VanZ family protein, translating to MHFGGNIRMYMIIGIIDLIRGIPIAILVYAVILGTLLVSKKRKKIEYNRIIVEFIFVLYIVAILKITGVIGMTFNIYWFIDGLRFFEFSLPFDNASLKMVVLNLLLFVPFGFLLPIAIRSEKWNWKKALMTGLLFSMTIETLQMFAGRMSEIDDLIMNSLGTLLGYCVITKFKWVTRKSSK from the coding sequence ATGCACTTTGGTGGAAATATTAGAATGTATATGATTATAGGAATAATAGATCTTATTCGTGGAATACCAATAGCAATTTTAGTTTATGCAGTAATATTAGGCACTTTGTTAGTAAGCAAGAAAAGGAAAAAGATAGAATATAATAGAATTATTGTTGAGTTTATTTTTGTATTGTATATAGTAGCTATTCTGAAAATAACCGGAGTTATAGGTATGACTTTTAATATATACTGGTTTATAGACGGATTACGCTTTTTTGAATTTTCTCTGCCCTTTGATAATGCATCGCTGAAGATGGTAGTTTTGAATTTATTGCTTTTTGTGCCATTTGGATTTCTACTGCCGATAGCAATAAGAAGTGAAAAATGGAATTGGAAAAAAGCTTTAATGACAGGTTTACTATTTTCGATGACAATTGAAACTTTACAGATGTTTGCTGGAAGAATGTCAGAAATAGATGATTTGATAATGAATTCTTTAGGGACACTTTTAGGATATTGTGTTATTACAAAGTTTAAATGGGTAACTCGTAAAAGTTCTAAATAA
- a CDS encoding helix-turn-helix domain-containing protein: MINNAIQSFGFLDFDRLLDSPLYLYDFGIELRQDEFYDFHNEKRGAYPGFLLQCTLEGCGTFEADDKTIMLTPGKAFFITFPDSSRYYLPTKGSWKFFYIHFDGELASHFFNRIQKIAGKTFSIHSSSQSICCFLEEYQNIKQGRKYERYDSGIFLYQFLSTLQREIELPLQNKKNAFVEDAEIWIQRNYKHQVNLSVMCQNLGVSFPHLTRQFHAQKGITPMQYLTQLRLEQSLLLLLNTTMNINEIATECGFANGNYFAKVFRKAMAISPSEYRERYTGKISSNE; this comes from the coding sequence TTGATTAATAATGCTATTCAATCATTTGGTTTTCTTGATTTCGACAGACTATTAGATTCACCTCTTTATCTATACGACTTTGGAATTGAACTAAGACAAGATGAATTTTACGATTTTCATAACGAAAAACGTGGTGCATATCCTGGATTTTTACTCCAGTGCACCCTTGAAGGCTGTGGTACTTTCGAAGCAGATGACAAAACTATAATGCTTACACCAGGCAAAGCATTTTTCATAACATTTCCGGACTCTAGCAGATACTACCTACCAACAAAAGGCAGTTGGAAGTTTTTTTATATCCACTTTGATGGAGAATTGGCAAGTCACTTTTTTAATCGAATACAAAAAATCGCTGGTAAGACATTTTCAATTCATAGTTCAAGCCAATCAATCTGCTGCTTTTTAGAAGAATACCAGAACATTAAACAAGGTAGAAAATATGAACGCTATGACAGTGGCATATTCCTCTATCAATTTCTAAGCACTTTACAACGGGAAATAGAATTGCCTTTACAAAATAAAAAAAACGCATTTGTTGAAGATGCAGAAATATGGATTCAGAGAAACTACAAACACCAAGTGAATTTGTCTGTAATGTGTCAGAACCTCGGTGTCAGTTTTCCTCATTTGACAAGACAGTTCCACGCACAAAAAGGAATTACACCTATGCAATACCTAACACAGCTCCGTCTCGAGCAATCCCTTTTACTTCTTTTAAACACCACTATGAATATCAATGAGATTGCTACAGAATGTGGCTTTGCTAACGGAAACTATTTTGCTAAGGTATTTCGTAAAGCAATGGCAATATCACCATCAGAGTACCGTGAAAGATATACAGGGAAGATATCTAGTAATGAATAA
- a CDS encoding DUF6063 family protein, giving the protein MILYNNEQVMQAFKLYSILSMQGYGSKEDLRLYISDEMIRGLVDQFAREVDCTIFASGDYIYLIPVSRNSIFHVSNETIRKKYLPAKAVNLDLYLMYVSIIVLFGEFYDSYQTMEATRDFLTINEWLSSLNERITVLSDHDDERLKELDREFDYNWSAIIEKWVDMDEIKETAKSQDARTISRKSFLNTVKQFLEAQELVKDIGNEELELTEKSKNIIQRYYMEYDYNRGILDFMYSLDHKKGEE; this is encoded by the coding sequence ATGATTCTATATAATAATGAACAAGTGATGCAAGCCTTTAAACTTTATTCTATTCTTTCAATGCAAGGCTATGGATCGAAAGAAGATTTAAGGCTTTATATTTCTGATGAAATGATAAGGGGATTGGTGGATCAGTTTGCCCGTGAAGTGGATTGTACTATTTTCGCGTCAGGAGATTATATATATTTGATTCCAGTATCAAGGAATTCTATTTTTCATGTTTCAAATGAAACTATTAGGAAAAAATATTTGCCTGCAAAAGCAGTGAATTTGGATTTATATTTGATGTATGTTTCTATAATCGTTTTATTCGGAGAATTTTATGACAGCTATCAGACCATGGAAGCTACTAGGGATTTCTTAACTATAAATGAATGGCTATCAAGTTTAAATGAGAGGATTACAGTATTAAGCGACCATGATGATGAAAGATTAAAGGAATTAGATCGTGAGTTTGATTATAATTGGTCTGCCATTATAGAAAAGTGGGTGGATATGGATGAAATTAAAGAAACCGCAAAGTCTCAAGATGCTAGAACTATAAGTAGAAAAAGTTTTTTAAATACTGTAAAGCAATTTTTAGAGGCTCAGGAACTAGTAAAGGATATCGGTAATGAAGAGCTTGAGTTAACAGAAAAATCTAAGAACATAATTCAAAGATACTATATGGAATATGACTATAACAGAGGAATTCTTGATTTTATGTATAGTCTTGATCATAAGAAGGGAGAAGAATAA
- a CDS encoding Wadjet anti-phage system protein JetD domain-containing protein, giving the protein MYNTIVEYLKNYKKSRIILGELEKLAPGDMEYIIFAQNIRKLIADNILEEISPKNNNGKEIPLAYKFKIKKYEVKKDYINEIQSYILKVDGAIDLQKYFKLSEETWKKDVPFIEKINDYIVKKGFPEDDATSQERSFHIVGDEKWIDEKGGKTLLERIGLWEKLNIVNNSDPLMLAINPKRIIEINDDKSLSYYHLIVENKATFMALMEGLEETEFTSLIFGSGWKIVSNYRMLELQLNLKGNHKLVYFGDLDNEGISIWNSLNEKIQASLAIDFYVELLKKSCELGKENQLRNDNAIKNFLSFFSEKDKNTILGCLGSERYIPQEALNKDELKSIWRSTR; this is encoded by the coding sequence ATGTATAACACAATAGTCGAATATCTAAAGAACTATAAAAAATCAAGGATAATCTTAGGGGAACTTGAAAAACTTGCACCGGGAGATATGGAGTACATTATCTTTGCACAGAATATAAGAAAGCTTATAGCTGATAATATTCTTGAAGAAATAAGTCCTAAGAATAATAACGGTAAGGAAATTCCTCTCGCCTATAAATTTAAGATAAAAAAGTATGAAGTTAAAAAGGATTATATTAATGAAATTCAAAGCTACATCTTAAAGGTTGATGGAGCTATAGATTTGCAGAAGTATTTTAAGTTAAGCGAGGAAACTTGGAAAAAGGACGTACCGTTTATTGAGAAAATAAATGATTATATAGTTAAGAAGGGTTTCCCAGAAGATGATGCCACCTCTCAAGAAAGATCTTTTCATATAGTTGGTGATGAAAAATGGATTGATGAGAAAGGTGGAAAGACGCTTTTAGAGAGGATCGGTTTATGGGAAAAACTTAATATCGTTAATAATTCAGATCCTTTGATGTTAGCTATTAATCCTAAGAGGATTATTGAAATTAACGATGATAAGTCATTATCATATTATCATCTTATTGTAGAGAACAAGGCTACCTTCATGGCGTTGATGGAGGGATTAGAGGAAACTGAATTTACTTCTCTTATTTTTGGTTCCGGGTGGAAGATAGTTTCTAATTATAGAATGTTAGAATTACAGCTAAATTTGAAGGGCAATCATAAGTTAGTTTATTTTGGTGATTTGGATAATGAGGGTATATCTATATGGAATTCTCTCAATGAAAAAATACAAGCTTCTTTGGCTATAGATTTTTATGTAGAGTTATTAAAAAAATCTTGTGAGCTAGGAAAAGAAAATCAACTTAGAAATGATAATGCGATAAAAAACTTTCTTAGTTTTTTCAGTGAGAAGGATAAAAATACAATTTTAGGATGTTTGGGAAGCGAAAGATATATACCGCAAGAGGCTTTAAATAAGGATGAACTTAAGAGTATATGGAGGAGTACAAGGTGA